GCGATTTTCGCGCTCAGTTCCTGCATGGGTGTCCCCCATCCATTCGTTGGTTGCTCACCGCAGCTTCTTCAGCGAGGCCTTGGCCGACTCGCTCGCCGCCGAGAGCTGACCGGAGCCCTGGGACAGCTTCGAGGAGGCGCTCTTCATCCCACTCTTGGCCTTCGCCACCTTGGCGCCCACCTCCGCGCGGGCCGCCTTCATCGCCGTCTTCATCGCCGCCTGGGCGCTCTGCATCTTCGCACGCGAGGCGCTCATCGCGCCCTGGAAGGCCGCCGACGTCTGTCCGAGCGAGTCGCCCACCGACGCCGAGAGGTCTCCCTTGGCGGCCTCGACTTGAGGGGTGACGTCATAGGTGGGCGTGGGCGTCTTCGAGGCCCCGGTCTCCTTCACCTGGATGAAGAGGTTGCCCTCGCGCATGCGGATGACCTGGGTGTCACCCCCCGAGGTGCGCAGCATGCGCCACACGGGCTTGTCCTCCTGGAAGTCATGGGTGAGCGCCGTCTGGCTCGACTTGCTCTCGCCCAGGAGGATCTGATCGCCCTGGCCGGACTGGGGTGTGCGCACGCCTTCCTTCCACGCGAGGAAGCGCAGCAGCTCGGCGCGCTCGTGGTGGAGCGCCACCAGCACCCGGGTGCGCTTGTACGGCGGGAAGAAGAACTGGCCCGGCACGTGCGTGGGCTCGGCGGGCACGCTCACGGTCTTGTTCCACAGGGGGACGGTCATCCGGAAGTCGGTGATCGAGGTCTTCTCGTCCTCGACGATGAGGTAGCGCCGATCCTCGGGCTCGCCGCCCGGGCTGTGCACCAGGCCCTCGACGTGGATGGGGTAGCGGGGGACGCGGTAGGCGGGCAGGGAGACCGCGGTCTCGGAGGTGGACTCCAGCCGCAGCGACATCCGCACCGCGTAGGGGGCCTGGAGGTCCTGCTGCTGCTCGTACGGGCCCGCGCCCTCGGCATGGGCCTCGAAGTCCAGCTCCGCCACCCGCATGTCCTCGCCGAGCCCCGTGAGGGACGCGGGCCAGAGCGAGCCCTCCAGGCGCAGCAGCGCGCCGGGGAAGACATCCACCGTGGGATAGCGTTTGAAGGCGACCTGGAGCTGGCGCTGGTGGAGCTTCAGGCGCGTCTTCTCCAGCTTCTCGCGCTCATCGGCCCGGTTGGCCAGCGGGGTGCGCACCAGCACGTCGTGGAACGTGCCCTGGACGGCCTGGGGTTGATCGATCGGCGTGGTGGTGGGGCCCTGGGCCACGGCGTTGAGCACCCGCGCCCCATGGCGGATGGGCGGCGGCAGGAGCACCCGCGTGCGGTGGATCCGGAGCGGACCGAGCGGCGCCGCCTGACCCGAGGACGGCTTGCTGTCGGCGAAGAGGTACTCGTTCTTCTGGCTGTCGTAGCTGAAGACGCCCTGGTGCGCGTCCACGTACCAGCAGACGTAGTCGTAGAAGCTGACCCCGGGCTCGTCCGCGCCCAACGCCAGGCAGATCATCGGCTGCTTGCGCTTGAGCTCGGTCCAGTCGAGCGCGAGCTTGAGGCTGGCCTTGTGCGCCTCGAGCAGCTCCTTCATGGAGAAGTGGGTGTGCAGCTCGATGGGGCGGTGCTGCCGCCAGAGCACCTGGGCGGCGTCGGCGAAGTCGAGCGTGTAGCGGCGGAAGACGCGATTGGAGCCCTGGACGGTGCCGTGCTCCTCCGCCACCAGGCGGCGGCCGCGCACCAGGCCCTTGAGGACGAGCGGCGCCGGAGGCGAGGTGAGCTCGGGATCCTCCGCGGCGATGGAGACGCGCACCTCGATGAGATCCGGCTTCTGGAAGGCGGTGAAGAGGGGGGCGTCCTGCTTCTCCAGCAAGGTCCAGAAGGTCACCGCCGCGGTGAAGCCATACGAGGCCAGCTGCACCGACAGGTGTTTGATCTGCCCACCGGGGATGGAGAAGGTGCTGCCGCCCGCCGTGAGTGACAACTCCAGCCGGAGATCGTCGTGAAATGTCTTGCCCACCGGCGGTCCTCCCTGTCGCGTCCGGACGCGCCGTTCATCATCGCACATCCCCTCGGTCCGTGCGCCAGTCCCGCGCGCGGCACGAGCTCAACCGCGCAGGGGCAGGGTGAGCTCGAGCTCGAGGCGGGTGCCGGCCAGCTCCGGTGGAAGCGCGGCGCGCACGTGCAGGCCCCGCTCGCCCCGGCCCAGGGACACCACCTGTCCCTTCAGCTCGCAGCGGCGGCCCGGGCCCGCGGGAAGGAACGCGCTCGCGGCGCGGGCGCACACCTCCGAGATGGCCTGGGGAGTGGCCTGGGGGGCAGCCGCTCGGCGACCTCCTGGGCGAGGCGGACGATGCGGCCGGTGAGCAGTTGCGCGGGGAGGGGCGCCGCGTCCCGGCCACCGTACACGGTGGGAGCCGCCGCCAGGTTCACGTCCCGCGAGTCCCACCACCCACTCACCCCCGCGAGGCCCCGCGAGGCCAGCCGCTGCTGCTCCCGGAGGGAGAGGCACGCCTCGGTCGCCACCGGACCCCGTCCCTCCTGGGGTTGCCACGCGGCGGGCGCGCGCACCGCGCTGCCCGGACCCACGAGTCGCGCGAAGGTGTGGGTGTCGCGGAAGCTCGCCGCCAGCAGCGCCGCCACGCCCAGCACGGGACTGGCGAGGCACTCGTCGTGCACCTCTCCGTGCCGCTCGGCGCGCATCACCACCGGGTTGAGCGTGGCGCACAGCCAGCGCGAGGACTCGTCGGCGCGCAGGTGATTCCAGGCGTCCGGGGGGCGGACGTCCTGGGCGCCCGCGAGCCCGGCACCGCCCAGGGACGCGGGGGCGGCCATGACGAGGGGCAACCAGGCCTGCTCTCCCAGCGCGGCGAGCCTCCCCGGGATGGCCGGGTCCTCGCCCACGTCCAGCAGGAAGCAGGCATCGGGACGCTGGAGCGCGGGCCCTTCGAGGCTCGCGGCGAGGGTGTCCACGAGCGCCTCGGGTCCGACGTCCAGCACCTCGAGGTCCATGCCCGCGGAGGCGGGGCATTGCGTCCACAACCAGTGCAGCCCGCGCCAGGCCGACTCCAGCCGGGCCACGAGCGGATGCTGGAGCAGCTCCCGGACGGTGGTGAACAGGGCCTCCTCGACGAGGGCGAGCGAGGCGGAACGGGAGGAGCGGGCGCGCGCCAGTGCCTCGGTGAGGCGGCCCTGGCCCAGCATGTCCCGGAGGTGGGCGGCGTCCTGGGGCGCCAGGGGGCGCGTGCTGGAGATCGCCTCGCGCAGGGCGCTCAGGGCACGCAGCTCCGGCAGGGAGGCGATGAGCGCGGACATCCCGAAGGCGTCCAGCGAGCCGAAGGACAGCGCGTGGGTGCTCGTGTCGCCCGAGCCGATGCGGTCCGGCACGGTGACGCGCAGGCCCGTGGTGGCGCGCCGGAGCTCCTCGGCGAAGGACTGCTCGGTGAGCGGGAAGCGCCTTCCCGTGGGCGAGGGATGGAAGGCGCCGGCGACGAGCCAGCGCACGCGGTTGCCGGACATCACGCCGCGCGGCGCGTGGAGATCACGCCGCGCAGAATCTCATGGGCCTGGCGCAGCATGGTCTCGGTGGTGTTCCAGTCCACGCAGGCGTCCGTCACCGAGCAGCCGTAGCGCAGCTTGGACAGGTCGGCGGGGATGGGCTGGTTGCCCGCCTCGAGGAAGCTCTCGATCATCAGGCCCACGATCGAGCGGTTGCCCTCGCGCACCTGGTGCACCACGTCGCGCATGACGAGCGGCTGCAACTCGGGCTTCTTGCTGGAGTTGGCGTGCGAGCAGTCCACGACGAGGTTGCACGGCAGCTTCGCCTTGGTGAGCGACTGCTCGGCGAGGGTGATGGACACCGTGTCGTAGTTGGGCCGTCCGCCGCCGCCGCGCAGCACCAGGTGCCCGTGGGCGTTGCCCCGGGTGCGGATGATGGCCGACACCCCGTTCTCGTTCAGTCCCAGGAAGCTGTGCGCGTGCGAGGCGGAGAGGATGCCGTTGACCGCCGACTCCAGCGAGCCGTCCGTGCCGTTCTTGAAGCCCACCGGTGTCGACAGGCCCGAGGCCATCTCCCGGTGGGTCTGCGACTCCACGGTGCGCGCGCCGATGGCCGTCCAGGACACCAGGTCGCCGTAGTACTGCGGCGCGATCGGATCGAGCGCCTCGGTGGCGGCCGGCAGCCCCAGCTCGGCCACGTCCCTCAGGAAGCGGCGGCCGCGCTCCATGCCTTCCTCGATGTGGAAGGAGTCGTCCATGCGCGGATCATTGATGAAGCCCTTCCAGCCCGTCGTGGTGCGCGGCTTCTCGAAGTACACCCGCATCACCACGCACAACGTCTCACGCACCTCCGCGGAGAGGGCGAGCAGGCGGCGCGCGTAGTCCATTCCCGCCACGGGATCGTGGATGGAGCAGGGGCCCACGATGACGAACAGGCGCGGATCCTTGCGCTCCAGGATGTCCACCAAGGCGCGGCGGCCGGCGAGGACGGACTCGGCCGCTCGCTCCGTCATCGGGACCCGCTCCTTGATCTCGGCGGGAGTGGCCATGCGGTCGATGCCGACGACATTGAGGTTTTCGGTGCGGGAGGTCATGGGCTCGTCGAGGAAGATGGGGGCCTCGAATGTAACAGGGCCCGGGCGGCACTAATACACGTTGTATTTGCGGCGCAGCGCTTCGTGCTCCTCGGCGTTGCGCGAGGGGTGCAGGCGCCGCTCGGAGTCGTGCAGGTAGTACCAGTACTCGTTGGTCTGGGGGGCGAGCGCCGCCTGGAGCGATTCCACGGTGGGCGAGCCGATGGCGCCCGGAGGCAGGCCCTTGCGATGGCGCGTGTTCCAGGGATCCGTCGTGTCGCGCAGGCGCTGGAGGAAGGCCTTGCGGTCGTTCCACTCGCTCAGGCTGTAGCGCGAGGTGGCATCCACCCCCAGGGGAAAGCCCTTGTCGATGCGCTTCCAGAGGATGCCCGACACGATGGCGCGCTGGGCGGGCACGGGCTCCTCGCGCTCGAGCATGGAGGCCATGACCACCACCTCGTGCAGGGTGCGCTTGCCGCGTGACAGCGCCTCGCGGTGGGGGAGGTAGAAGCGCTCGGCGAAGGTATCGAGCTGACGCTGGATGAGCTCCTCCACGTTGAACGCCCCGGGCACGACGCCATACGTCTCCGGGTAGAGGTAGCCCTCCAGGGTTCCCTGGGGGAGCTGGAAGGGGGCCTTGTAGCGCTCGGGGTGGCTGGCGGCCTCCACGTAGGCCCCCGAGGTGATGAACCCCGCGGCGGCGAGCGCGGCATCGGTGTCGCGCAGGCGCCAGCCCTCGACGATGACGAAGGGCTTGTCCTCGGGCAGCGGGGGAGACTCGAGCGCGGTGGCGATCTCCGCCATCGTCATGGACGGGCTCACCAGGTGACGGCCCGCCTTGGGGGCGAACGCGCCGCGGCGGAAGAGGAACCAGCGCCATATCCGGCCATCATGGATGAGCTTGGCGGAGGCGAGCTGCCGCCCCAGGCCACGACCCGTGGTGCCCTTGGAGACGACGAACTCCACCGTGGGCGCCCCCGGAGGCGCCGCGGCCCGCTGCACTTCCCGTTGTACCCACACCCAGGCGCCACCCGCCGCCACCACGCCGAGGATGACCACCCCGAACAGGACCCATAGAAGACGCTTCATGTGCCCCCAGGTTAGCACCGCCCCGGTGCCCGCATGGGGGCGAAGCGGGCCGGGCGTGCCGTCGTCCGAGGGGCGGACAGGCGCTCAGGGACGGGGCAGGCCCCTGCCGGTCACCAGGTACACCGCGAAGCTGCCCAGCCAGTGCCCTCCCTCATAGTGGGCCCCCGTCACCGACCGGAGTCCCGCCTCCCGGTGGCGCCTCGCCGACTCCTCCAGGGAGCGGCGCCGTTTGTCCTGGGCGGGCAGGCCCGAGAGGATGCCTTCCAGCATCCAGGCCCGGCTCAGGTTCAGACCATCCAGGTGCGCGAGCTTCGGATCGCCCGGATCCGTCACCACCGCCGGCTCCAGCCAGGACGTGCCGCTCTTGGAGGGAATCTCCGGCAGGAAGCCGCTCAGCCAGGTGGCGAAGCGCGCCGGGGGCAGCACGCGCCG
Above is a window of Cystobacter fuscus DNA encoding:
- a CDS encoding type VI secretion system contractile sheath domain-containing protein, whose product is MSGNRVRWLVAGAFHPSPTGRRFPLTEQSFAEELRRATTGLRVTVPDRIGSGDTSTHALSFGSLDAFGMSALIASLPELRALSALREAISSTRPLAPQDAAHLRDMLGQGRLTEALARARSSRSASLALVEEALFTTVRELLQHPLVARLESAWRGLHWLWTQCPASAGMDLEVLDVGPEALVDTLAASLEGPALQRPDACFLLDVGEDPAIPGRLAALGEQAWLPLVMAAPASLGGAGLAGAQDVRPPDAWNHLRADESSRWLCATLNPVVMRAERHGEVHDECLASPVLGVAALLAASFRDTHTFARLVGPGSAVRAPAAWQPQEGRGPVATEACLSLREQQRLASRGLAGVSGWWDSRDVNLAAAPTVYGGRDAAPLPAQLLTGRIVRLAQEVAERLPPRPLPRPSRRCAPAPRARSFPRARAAAAS
- a CDS encoding 3-deoxy-7-phosphoheptulonate synthase, whose translation is MTSRTENLNVVGIDRMATPAEIKERVPMTERAAESVLAGRRALVDILERKDPRLFVIVGPCSIHDPVAGMDYARRLLALSAEVRETLCVVMRVYFEKPRTTTGWKGFINDPRMDDSFHIEEGMERGRRFLRDVAELGLPAATEALDPIAPQYYGDLVSWTAIGARTVESQTHREMASGLSTPVGFKNGTDGSLESAVNGILSASHAHSFLGLNENGVSAIIRTRGNAHGHLVLRGGGGRPNYDTVSITLAEQSLTKAKLPCNLVVDCSHANSSKKPELQPLVMRDVVHQVREGNRSIVGLMIESFLEAGNQPIPADLSKLRYGCSVTDACVDWNTTETMLRQAHEILRGVISTRRAA
- the mltG gene encoding endolytic transglycosylase MltG, which produces MKRLLWVLFGVVILGVVAAGGAWVWVQREVQRAAAPPGAPTVEFVVSKGTTGRGLGRQLASAKLIHDGRIWRWFLFRRGAFAPKAGRHLVSPSMTMAEIATALESPPLPEDKPFVIVEGWRLRDTDAALAAAGFITSGAYVEAASHPERYKAPFQLPQGTLEGYLYPETYGVVPGAFNVEELIQRQLDTFAERFYLPHREALSRGKRTLHEVVVMASMLEREEPVPAQRAIVSGILWKRIDKGFPLGVDATSRYSLSEWNDRKAFLQRLRDTTDPWNTRHRKGLPPGAIGSPTVESLQAALAPQTNEYWYYLHDSERRLHPSRNAEEHEALRRKYNVY